Proteins from a single region of Hypomesus transpacificus isolate Combined female chromosome 9, fHypTra1, whole genome shotgun sequence:
- the LOC124470698 gene encoding proline-rich transmembrane protein 3-like, translating to MELFSPLFVVLALLQCCHGSILRVVPTDLWLSAATSTLRPLEHHGPDQHEALFDETLKKNEDENVVVTEVVSLTTTLTISLPDLSKQSHPVQDNEMTPNSQTTVGDLLGKRPPLLVNDEFVTGKDDSEPIPDPQTNKSPYPSLSEDSKKGKNSVVRYSIFGQMTNQGLTGPSRPCVLGLSPCVVSTNPNGTNLLWDDLSRTLAFAWELHVFGSAGLFLLLASGALLGMMGASTLLYPLCGALGLVNGLLLLSSLLQAVHLLVDPYGTRQIFPRPVLTTLHNLPLPLLLWAQVALALVTLRGGKLILLPLKLQHPCYVGCLAVLHCVLLLSADLFSWSLAPALPLVLQSLSLCWGLPLSLGILTQSLSHLGSLVRSPIPQWDPPQRIEESARRVTAVCALLGLLCCGFHIYSLLWLYELLGNWRRFGWGWWLGQFWARVLELAWGFSLLALGSWIFWRPGRTRTRSDLRQERLNGVKGASFFDSVLKDLRTEPFRKSEKRWVDLLPNNWAGYQGSRGHVAVGRVYDDQPTSVSEMTPEHKSGPASSTSCDSQAALLWQRVGDRECIISLIEFDMRPLSPINLSRSIDSALHHGHLLGVGSLFTPPPPPWTHNMEGDSGSVSTPTTPANVGYRWALETASETTTLDHFNAREETAEPPEGAGEDQKLSPCPDLEPPGEDEPRSNMSGVWAVSQENGWSSMGSTDDITDL from the exons ATGGAGTTGTTCTCACCTCTCTTCGTGGTGCTGGCTCTGCTGCAGTGCTGTCACGGAAGCATCTTGAGGGTGGTCCCTACTGACCTCTGGCTCTCAGCTGCAACATCAACACTCAGGCCTTTGGAGCACCATGGACCAGATCAACACGAGGCCCTCTTTGATGAAACATTGAAAAAGAATGAGGATGAAAATGTGGTTGTAACTGAGGTAGTTTCTCTGACCACTACACTCACCATCAGTCTACCAGATCTGTCAAAGCAAAGTCACCCAGTCCAAgacaatgaaatgacaccaaattctcAGACAACAGTGGGTGACCTATTAGGAAAGCGTCCACCCCTTTTGGTCAATGATGAGTTTGTGACAG GGAAGGACGATTCTGAGCCAATTCCTGACCCACAAACCAACAAGTCACCATACCCTAGTTTGTCTGAAGACTCAAAAAAGG GCAAGAATTCTGTGGTCCGCTACAGTATATTTGGCCAGATGACAAATCAAGGCCTCACTGGACCAAGTCGCCCCTGTGTGTTGGGGCTAAGCCCATGTGTGGTCTCCACCAACCCCAATGGCACCAACTTGCTCTGGGATGACCTGAGTCGCACACTGGCCTTTGCCTGGGAACTCCATGTCTTTGGATCTGCTGGTCTCTTCCTGCTACTGGCTAGTGGGGCACTTTTAGGAATGATGGGTGCATCCACTCTGCTTTACCCCCTCTGTGGTGCCCTGGGTCTGGTCAATGGCCTTCTGCTGCTGTCAAGTCTTCTGCAGGCTGTGCACCTTCTCGTTGACCCGTATGGCACACGGCAGATTTTTCCTCGGCCTGTTCTTACAACACTCCACaacctgcccctgcctctgctgCTTTGGGCGCAGGTGGCCCTGGCTCTGGTCACCCTCAGAGGGGGGAAATTGATTTTGCTTCCCCTCAAACTGCAGCACCCTTGTTACGTCGGATGTCTGGCTGTGTTGCACTGCGTTTTGTTGCTGTCGGCGGATCTTTTCTCCTGGAGTTTGGCTCCGGCTCTCCCTCTTGTGCTccagagcctctctctctgctggggcCTGCCGCTCTCTCTGGGGATCCTCACACAATCCCTCTCTCATCTGGGTTCCTTGGTCAGGTCCCCCATCCCTCAGTGGGATCCTCCCCAAAGGATTGAGGAAAGTGCCAGGCgggtcactgctgtgtgtgcCCTCCTAGGGTTACTGTGCTGCGGCTTCCACATCTACAGCCTGCTCTGGCTCTACGAACTACTGGGGAACTGGAGACGCTTTGGCTGGGGCTGGTGGCTGGGACAGTTCTGGGCCCGGGTGCTGGAGCTCGCCTGGGGCTTCTCTTTGCTAGCGCTGGGTTCCTGGATCTtctggaggccagggaggaccAGGACAAGGAGCGACCTCAGACAGGAAAGGCTGAATGGTGTGAAGGGGGCATCTTTTTTTGACAGCGTGCTGAAAGACCTGCGAACAGAGCCATTCAGGAAGTCTGAGAAAAGGTGGGTGGATCTTCTGCCGAACAACTGGGCAGGGTATCAGGGATCAAGAGGACACGTCGCTGTGGGCCGCGTTTATGATGACCAACCAACCAGTGTGAGTGAAATGACCCCCGAACACAAGAGTGGCCCTGCCTCCAGCACCAGTTGTGACTCACAGGCCGCCCTCCTGTGGCAAAGAGTGGGCGACCGTGAGTGCATTATCTCCCTCATAGAGTTCGACATGCGTCCTCTGTCTCCCATCAACCTCAGCCGCAGCATCGACAGCGCTCTTCATCACGGACACCTGCTGGGCGTGGGCAGTCTCTTCACACCTCCACCGCCTCCTTGGACTCATAACATGGAGGGGGACAGTGGGAGTGTGAGCACACCTACCACTCCTGCAAATGTGGGTTACAGATGGGCACTAGAGACTGCCTCTGAAACGACAACTCTTGACCATTTCAATGCTAGAGAGGAGACAGCAGAACCTCCGGAGGGTGCAGGTGAGGACCAGAAGCTATCACCCTGCCCTGACTTGGAGCCCCCGGGAGAGGACGAACCCAGGTCCAACATGTCAGGGGTCTGGGCCGTCTCTCAGGAGAATGGCTGGTCTAGTATGGGAAgtactgatgacatcacagacctTTAA